A single Anopheles arabiensis isolate DONGOLA chromosome 2, AaraD3, whole genome shotgun sequence DNA region contains:
- the LOC120898222 gene encoding vacuolar protein sorting-associated protein 13 isoform X4, protein MVFESIVADVLNRFVGEYVENLDKKQLKIGIWGGDVVLNNLILKQSALKELDLPVTTLYGHLGKLVLKIPWKNLYSAPVEAIVDKLYVLAVPNTDVRYNDEKEQRVAFEAKKAELARIEQAKKNEEEKEKVTPVADKSFAEKLTTQIVNNVQIKISDIHIRYEDTTTTGHPFAFGVTLSNLSVHTTDENWVQTLVSESVTKIYKMAQLEMLSVYMNCNTQLFQYSDPSEYRALFEASIASKTRQPVDYHYIFGPISSGACLEMTPNPELGDAPFSAPKIKLKLCMETLAIGITRVQFQNTMQLVEAFGRMMRAMPYRRYRPYGFGYKGNYKEWWHFAYTCILETEVRRRRRNWSWENMMRHRQNLRRYEEAYRQQLTAKKLTPEIVSRSEEYEKMLDLHNIVVIRQKVALEVEKEGKRQAEEQKAAGWFSSWWGGGAKKEEDTAGGDIKKQFEAAMTPAEKAKLFQAIGYQENDAPTELPEHYVAQILEFELNSLEVSIKSELSDKETLLNRVMLLELKNVICGVQQRPSAGAMKASLGMQELTISGLRQGEILPIMVKSQLEGSKTLLDVSFETNPEDKLCDQRVVVTSRPLQIVYDAETIIQLAKVFQTPRTATISQLTDAAAEKLVNIKERSATGLQYAIAKHPRLELNIEIMPSYIIVPHGGIFSSRESVLVLSLGKLLVQTEPRPINQRDVHTMHGEGIGQEEILSEIIRQSYDKFVLEVRDVQAIVATFDEDWQGTLRVNAVTELHLLEPTSFRISAHLCVIDDDPRLPKCKIFGVLPSVNVCVTEQRVLEVLSIVSSIPLPESDEQLQPVPIAKDSNVFSSSLSLLKYLDEKQVKLPKIHRPPEALNPADAVDGDVVQFTDMEIKFELHECSLTIFKMNGGGTGSSSSDVFATPTEEFSQSPVEQDYHPHKSVAFNVPYGGSVGSNQRKIIAFKVKQLEMTMVQRTYDLKVALKLGAVTLDQFRWRNEQERVLNVIQTPKYDNNDDYLFTVNYSNCKKNSPEFTTKYESVEQEVAIDFSTLLLLLHEDALNELIQLGNDFQMRMEAVAKKKESEANGLQPKDHFATIHEEESTATALLNAARERLPTILEDDGIVTSSTSKVSRKRQSIVDSIKVRVMAKLEDVTVELQNDKRSLAVLEVKNLTSSVIMKTSYTEIKLRLEDIVLTDTNPATIHSKILSIIGDDALHVQVILFDLDATSDYNSDNMRIEVVMGCARIVFLNWFVTSVLAFLDNFQAAQQRIKDASAAAAEAAKNNVVEAYTQATRMKLNIKVKAPIIIIPVDSKSLKAVAMDFGHLSITNNFKDIPTDHQHGPAVIDEMKIELKDMKLAKVEVSQTESSGESFSRYGSEDVSYGVVPDQGAVLSPTSFTLIMKRNLSSGWYRDHPDMDISGRLKAVELNFIATDYSVIMQILSKNMTEGQEEFKKPVKIEKSPTSPQAKSNWTAVAKKAAAKPFGVDMAQLKASENKPSDKPVEPAKVDTFLKFSFQVDSINIKLFTAPGEGLAGFEVFYLSLQGRKLTDGSLNTAIVLCDIRLDDIRPNRENMLTRLMERRSQESSMDLSSVKDCDEEPPESSMAFPLRSMINITFNMKESDMFADVKVSSFNLILSVDFLLKLQQFLQPEELVEQKAIQAAEVEQTERLRRASTSAGPVSQQQEAGQITVILKIEQPDIILVEKMDDINCYALILNNEISLNVRLIGERQIIKGELKDLCLYYAEFNPERRNSTKHYVVRPCSISLNGSTPEGLGLHLSINCTEIELSVSPAVIELMNNALQTLTAKEQSRLDESATANDCVDLWHVKEFDPDQYWFIQPELAEDALSLESMRTIEIKEEKCMIDIPCISLIVETGLGTNTIPMLYIKTSLEGSVANWSSDMKISSSLRLSMSYYNQALALWEYVIEPNVSEQPNGQITNIPWELTFDLEVDHHEDRSREPTTRMHIASRDSLEMTVTKTCLDVVQNLGKAFSEAIKRDGIIKSEIQAPYVVRNDTGQDVKVNLAASDFNIHRSHLTSTHLDELVAFEQSADEEQSIGSCIIMPNGRLQLQPKQHSFERSTILTVLDDKDTSKRMFVKVIVGDTDKELTLPVYKSDKRYFPLFRSTGQEAWGIISEVKIEHGCTVLVLRSIVQVYNHFTVPIDVFQFIDHEKYHIGEVRAGGYLNVPLYYLYNDSKELHFSMKGYHSSAQGISWKESPNSFELMKALQCDPIKTFEPFYINAVRQRQDVFYMISSNHTMLSACYEIHLRPPFMLRNALPIGLTISVAGCSVRRELDTGLVTSNESLSTASTVAGEDYLDYGEKLLRPGELLHLPTVKTSARSTTETSYIVARLVGYLDKDWSCTTDIPAQPPEFGVWTFNAYDSVEVMSLQLGVKYENRSDGLTLIVYCPFWMLNKTGLMLSYRLPSKYVCPMLWKLLNSCVSRDEANDENTNILYHPPEYEGPILFSFREKVFFGKKKAAIRVDTGEWSDKFSLDVAGSSGVVLCQANNMTYQIGVNNTLTHNSLTKQIVFMPYFVLINRANFDVEVQEHLRPGDPWTKVGVNECVPLWPKTEDNRMLKVKSCDLPEVTAPFKYTEVQCTLLQLRNRYGGINVDVHVTEGAIYITFTGYYPGDAPALLMNHTCEPFAFKEKGDVNGKILMPSQMVLHTWIDPAGERKIVWESGPKAQPIENDLRRDGISEFKSPTDGVIYWVSFLNGTQRVLLITDNCNIAYGVHSASRLDQVTQEVKLEIHGIGLSLVNNAKPTDLMYIGIASSGVIWEECKRSGRFRQMKIQETINMENQYQQYLRDQEVGTVASKSYQLDAESRIGIDFQNMILHKSTDRAIKRTFYPGLWVEMKSSSHQLQFHAKVNRIQIDNQLVDCIFPVVLAPVPPPKSVAATTEFKPFVEMSMVQRIIPHSNIKQFKYLRVLIQEFHVKVDLLFINEICEMISSEITETEAKRLFAEDLKLQTQPLHAHVAIQSQQEVKNFYDNLHLGPLKIHVSFSMAGSESKALPGILSTILQGVGVTLTDINDVVFRLAFFEREYQFLTQRQLVSECVTHYSGQAVKQLYVLVLGLDVIGNPYGLVVGFTKGVEDLFYEPFQGAIQGPGEFAEGLVLGVKSLFGHTVGGAAGAVSKITGAMGKGLAALTFDDDFQKKRRDAMNKKPASLQEGIARSGKGLVMGVFDGVTGVFTKPISGAKEEGVEGFFKGLGKGAVGLVARPIAGVTDFASGSFDAVKRATELSDEAIRLRPPRYLHKDGIVRPYNRKEAEGCKLLREIDKGKFAATDAYAYYEVIIDNKDVVVLTDSRIIYATKSEMFGGWQSEWTHKWTEILSISTLNDGVELLLHNRDGKKTLKKMFGSSGPTKKILLISVAARRARLAEEMQQLLAKVQQQHA, encoded by the exons ATGGTGTTCGAAAGCATCGTCGCCGACGTGCTGAACCGATTCGTCGGGGAGTATGTGGAAAACTTGGACAAGAAGCAGCTGAAAATTGGCATCTGGGGTG gCGATGTCGTGCTCAACAATCTCATCCTGAAGCAGAGTGCTCTCAAAGAGCTCGACCTGCCAGTGACAACGTTGTACGGGCATCTGGGGAAGCTGGTACTGAAAATCCCGTGGAAAAATCTCTACAGCGCTCCGGTGGAAGCGATCGTAGATAAGCTGTACGTGCTGGCCGTGCCCAACACGGACGTGCGCTACAATGACGAAAAGGAGCAGCGCGTTGCGTTCGAGGCGAAGAAGGCGGAGCTGGCCCGCATCGAGCAGGCGAAGAAAAACGAGGAAGAGAAGGAGAAGGTAACCCCGGTGGCGGACAAATCGTTCGCGGAAAAGCTGACCACCCAGATCGTGAACAATGTGCAGATCAAAATATCGGACATCCACATACGGTACGAGGACACGACCACCACCGGACACCCGTTCGCGTTCGGCGTGACGCTGAGCAATCTGAGCGTGCACACCACGGACGAGAACTGGGTGCAGACGCTGGTGTCCGAGTCGGTGACGAAAATTTACAAGATGGCCCAGCTGGAAATGCTTTCGGTGTACATGAACTGCAACACGCAGCTGTTCCAGTACTCGGATCCGTCCGAGTACCGGGCGCTGTTCGAGGCCTCGATCGCGTCCAAAACGCGGCAACCCGTCGACTATCACTACATCTTCGGACCGATCAGTTCGGGCGCTTGCCTAGAGATGACGCCGAACCCGGAGCTGGGCGACGCACCGTTCTCGGCGCCCAAGATCAAGCTGAAGCTGTGCATGGAAACGCTGGCCATCGGCATCACACGGGTACAGTTCCAGAACACCATGCAGCTGGTGGAAGCGTTCGGACGCATGATGCGCGCCATGCCGTACCGCAGGTACCGGCCGTACGGGTTTGGATACAAGGGCAACTATAAGGAGTGGTGGCACTTTGCCTACACCTGCATCCTGGAGACGGAGGTGCGCCGCCGCAGGCGGAACTGGTCGTGGGAAAACATGATGCGCCATCGGCAGAACCTGCGCCGGTACGAGGAAGCGTACCGGCAGCAGCTGACCGCCAAGAAGCTGACGCCCGAAATCGTGAGCCGCAGCGAGGAGTACGAGAAAATGCTCGACCTGCACAATATCGTCGTGATTCGGCAGAAGGTGGCGCTGGAGGTGGAGAAGGAAGGGAAGCGGCAGGCGGAGGAACAAAAAGCTGCCGGGTGGTTCAGCTCCTGGTGGGGCGGAGGTGCTAAAAAGGAGGAGGATACGGCCGGTGGTGACATTA AGAAGCAGTTCGAAGCGGCAATGACGCCGGCGGAAAAGGCCAAACTGTTCCAGGCCATCGGCTATCAGGAAAATGATGCGCCGACCGAGCTGCCGGAACACTACGTCGCTCAGATACTGGAGTTTGAGCTGAACTCGCTGGAAGTCTCGATAAAGTCCGAGCTGTCGGATAAGGAAACCTTGCTCAATCGTGTAATGCTGCTTGAGCTGAAGAACGTGATCTGTGGCGTACAGCAACGGCCCTCCGCGGGCGCTATGAA GGCCTCGTTGGGCATGCAGGAGCTTACCATTTCCGGCCTTCGGCAGGGTGAAATACTTCCCATCATGGTAAAATCCCAACTGGAAGGGTCCAAGACGCTGCTCGACGTGTCGTTTGAGACGAACCCGGAAGATAAGCTATGCGATCAGCGGGTCGTGGTCACTTCCAGACCGCTGCAGATTGTGTACGATGCTGAAACCATCATTCAGTTGGCCAAAGTGTTCCAAACTCCGCGAACGGCTACAATTTCGCA GTTAACGGATGCCGCTGCCGAAAAGTTGGTGAATATTAAGGAGCGTTCGGCGACGGGCTTGCAGTACGCGATCGCCAAACACCCGCGGCTGGAGCTAAACATCGAAATCATGCCCAGCTACATCATCGTGCCGCATGGGGGCATATTTTCCAGCCGCGAATCGGTGCTGGTGCTCAGTTTGGGCAAGCTGCTGGTTCAAACCGAACCGCGACCAATCAACCAGCGCGACGTCCACACCATGCACGGGGAGGGCATCGGGCAGGAGGAAATCCTGTCGGAAATCATCCGCCAAAGTTACGACAAGTTTGTGCTGGAGGTGCGCGATGTGCAGGCGATCGTGGCCACCTTCGACGAGGATTGGCAGGGCACGCTGCGGGTGAATGCGGTAACCGAGCTGCATCTACTAGAGCCCACCTCGTTCCGCATCTCGGCCCATCTGTGCGTGATCGATGACGATCCTCGGCTGCCGAAGTGCAAAATATTCGGCGTGCTACCATCGGTGAACGTGTGCGTTACCGAGCAGCGGGTGCTGGAGGTGCTGTCGATTGTCAGCAGCATCCCACTGCCCGAGAGCGACGAGCAGCTGCAACCGGTCCCGATCGCGAAGGACTCGAACGTGTTCAGCTCCAGCCTGTCGTTGCTGAAGTATTTGGATGAAAAGCAGGTGAAGCTGCCGAAAATACATCGCCCACCGGAGGCACTGAATCCAGCCGACGCTGTTGATGGGGACGTAGTGCAGTTTACTGACATGGAAATCAAGTTCGAACTGCACG AATGTTCTCttactatttttaaaatgaatggTGGTGGAAccggcagcagctcgtcggATGTGTTTGCAACACCGACCGAAGAATTCTCACAGTCTCCGGTGGAGCAGGACTACCATCCGCACAAAAGTGTGGCCTTCAACGTGCCCTACGGCGGCTCGGTTGGTAGCAATCAGCGTAAAATAATTGCTTTCAAAGTGAAGCAGCTGGAAATGACCATGGTACAGCGTACGTACGATCTGAAGGTAGCCCTGAAGCTTGGTGCCGTCACGCTGGACCAGTTCCGCTGGCGCAACGAACAGGAGCGCGTGTTGAACGTCATCCAAACGCCCAAGTacgacaacaacgacgactATCTGTTCACCGTCAACTACAGCAAT TGCAAGAAAAACAGCCCCGAATTCACGACGAAGTATGAATCGGTGGAGCAGGAGGTGGCCATCGACTTTTCCaccctgctgttgctgctgcacgaGGACGCACTGAATGAGCTGATTCAGCTCGGCAACGATTTTCAGATGCGAATGGAAGCGGTGGCCAAGAAGAAAGAGTCGGAAGCAAACGGCCTACAGCCGAAGGATCACTTTGCAACAATACATGAGGAGGAGAGCACCGCCACCGCTCTGCTAAATGCGGCACGCGAAAGATTGCCCACGATATTGGAGGACGATGGTATTGTGACCAGCAGTACTAGCAAAG TTTCTCGTAAACGTCAATCAATTGTAGATAGTATCAAAGTCAGGGTGATGGCAAAGCTGGAGGATGTCACGGTGGAGCTGCAAAATGACAAGCGATCTTTGGCCGTGCTTGAA gtcaaAAACCTAACGAGCAGTGTTATTATGAAAACCTCCTACACGGAAATAAAACTGCGGCTAGAGGATATAGTCCTTACCGACACCAATCCAGCTACCATACACAGTAAAATACTGTCCATCATCGGTGACGATGCACTGCACGTGCAGGTGATACTGTTCGATCTGGACGCCACCTCAGACTACAATTCCGACAACATGCGTATCGAGGTGGTGATGGGATGTGCACGGATCGTGTTCCTCAACTGGTTCGTGACGTCCGTGCTTGCATTCTTGGACAATTTCCAAGCAGCTCAGCAACGCATCAAAGACGCGAGCGCTGCCGCAGCCGAAGCGGCCAAGAACAATGTCGTCGAAGCGTACACGCAGGCCACTCGTATGAAGTTGAACATTAAGGTGAAAGCTCCGATCATCATCATACCGGTCGATTCGAAAAGCTTGAAAGCGGTTGCGATGGATTTTGGCCACCTGAGCATAACCAACAATTTCAAGGATATTCCGACGGACCACCAGCACGGACCCGCGGTCATCGATGAGATGAAAATCGAGCTAAAGGATATGAAGCTAGCGAAGGTGGAGGTTTCGCAAACAGAATCGAGCGGGGAATCCTTTTCGCGGTACGGTTCCGAGGACGTATCCTATGGAGTCGTGCCGGATCAGGGAGCAGTGCTTAGTCCGACTAGCTTTACGTTGATTATGAAGCGGAACCTCTCCTCCGGTTGGTATCGGGATCATCCAGACATGGACATTTCAGGACGACTAAAAGCGGTTGAG CTGAACTTCATAGCCACCGATTACAGCGTGATAATGCAGATTTTATCTAAGAATATGACTGAAGGACAGGAGGAATTCAAGAAAccagtgaaaattgaaaaatcgcCCACTAGTCCACAAG CGAAATCAAACTGGACGGCAGTGGCTAAAAAGGCAGCGGCTAAACCGTTCGGTGTGGATATGGCACAATTGAAAGCGTCAGAAAACAAACCGTCCGATAAGCCAGTTGAGCCGGCAAAAGTGGACACTTTCCTTAAGTTTAGCTTCCAAGTGGATAGCATCAACATTAAACTTTTCACAG CTCCTGGCGAGGGTTTGGCAGGatttgaagtgttttacttGTCCTTGCAAGGAAGGAAGCTTACAGACGGCAGCTTAAacacagcaatagtgctttgCGATATCAGGCTGGACGATATTCGACCAAACCGTGAAAATATGCTCACCAGGTTAATGGAACGTCGATCGCAAGAATCTTCGATGGATCTGTCCAGCGTGAAAGATTGTGACGAGGAGCCGCCGGAATCATCGATGGCGTTTCCCTTACGTTCGATGATTAACATCACCTTCAACATGAAGGAAAGCGATATGTTTGCGGACGTGAAAGTGTCCAGCTTTAATTTGATCCTTTCGGTGGACTTTCTGTTGAAGCTGCAACAGTTCCTGCAGCCCGAAGAGCTGGTTGAGCAAAAAGCGATCCAAGCGGCAGAAGTCGAACAAACGGAACGTTTGCGACGCGCTAGCACATCCGCTGGTCCGGTCAGCCAACAGCAAGAAGCTGGACAAATTACGGTAATTCTGAAGATCGAACAGCCGGACATTATTTTGGTGGAGAAAATGGATGACATCAACTGTTACGCACTGATACTGAACAACGAGATATCGCTAAACGTTCGGCTAATAGGGGAGCGTCAAATTATCAAGGGAGAGCTGAAGGATCTCTGCCTGTACTACGCAGAGTTTAATCCAGAACGACGCAACTCTACGAAGCACTACGTTGTACGCCCATGTTCCATTAGCTTGAACGGTTCGACCCCTGAGGGGCTTGGTTTGCATTTGAGCATAAACTGCACGGAAATAGAACTCTCCGTATCGCCGGCAGTGATCGAGCTCATGAACAATGCGCTCCAAACTCTAACCGCTAAGGAGCAGTCAAGATTAGACGAATCGGCAACAGCGAACGATtgtgtggatttgtggcaTGTGAAAGAGTTCGATCCGGACCAGTATTGGTTCATTCAGCCAGAGCTGGCTGAAGACGCGCTGAGCTTGGAATCGATGCGAACGATCGAGATAAAGGAGGAAAAGTGCATGATTGACATACCGTGCATCTCGCTGATTGTGGAAACTGGTCTCGGTACGAACACAATTCCGATGCTGTACATCAAGACAAGCTTGGAAGGATCGGTAGCCAACTGGAGCTCGGACATGAAGATAAGTAGCTCGCTGCGCTTGAGTATGTCGTACTACAACCAGGCGCTTGCGCTGTGGGAGTACGTCATCGAACCTAACGTAAGCGAGCAGCCGAATGGTCAAATAACGAATATTCCTTGGGAGCTAACGTTTGATCTGGAGGTGGACCACCACGAGGATCGGTCGCGGGAACCGACCACGCGAATGCATATCGCTTCAAGGGACAGTCTGGAAATGACGGTCACCAAAACCTGCCTCGATGTGGTGCAGAATCTTGGCAAAGCGTTTTCGGAAGCTATCAAGCGGGATGGAATAATTAAATCGGAAATACAAGCTCCGTACGTAGTGCGCAACGATACAGGCCAGGATGTGAAGGTAAATTTGGCTGCCAGTGATTTCAACATCCACCGTTCCCATCTTACCTCCACGCACCTGGACGAGCTGGTTGCATTTGAACAGTCGGCCGACGAGGAACAATCGATaggcagctgcattataatgCCGAATGGGCGATTGCAGCTGCAACCGAAGCAGCACAGCTTCGAACGCAGCACGATCCTCACGGTGCTGGACGATAAAGACACGAGCAAGCGCATGTTCGTGAAGGTGATCGTTGGCGACACGGACAAGGAGCTGACACTGCCGGTGTACAAGTCCGACAAACGGTACTTCCCGCTCTTCCGCAGCACGGGCCAGGAGGCATGGGGCATTATTTCAGAAGTGAAAATCGAGCACGGCTGTACCGTGTTGGTGTTGCGTAGCATCGTACAGGTGTACAATCACTTTACCGTCCCGATAGACGTGTTCCAGTTTATCGACCACGAAAAGTATCACATCGGTGAGGTGCGGGCCGGCGGATACCTGAATGTACCACTGTACTACTTGTATAACGACTCGAAGGAGCTGCACTTCTCCATGAAAGGCTACCATTCCTCGGCACAAGGCATCAGCTGGAAAGAGTCGCCAAATAGCTTCGAGCTAATGAAGGCGCTCCAGTGTGATCCGATCAAAACGTTTGAACCATTTTACATCAAT GCTGTTCGCCAACGCCAAGATGTGTTCTACATGATATCGTCCAACCATACCATGCTGAGTGCTTGCTACGAAATTCACCTGCGCCCTCCATTCATGCTGCGCAATGCTTTACCAATCGGGCTGACCATTTCCGTTGCCGGATGCTCGGTGCGCCGTGAACTGGACACTGGTTTGGTAACGAGCAACGAAAGTCTTTCCACCGCCTCAACGGTTGCCGGAGAAGATTATTTGGATTATGGTGAAAAGCTGCTTCGTCCTGGGGAGTTGCTTCATCTGCCGACGGTGAAAACCTCGGCACGTTCGACAACGGAAACTTCCTACATTGTGGCAAGG CTCGTTGGCTATTTGGACAAGGACTGGTCGTGCACAACAGATATACCCGCTCAGCCGCCCGAGTTTGGTGTTTGGACCTTCAATGCATACGATTCTGTAGAGGTTATGTCCCTGCAACTTGGAGTAAA GTATGAAAATCGTTCCGACGGTTTAACCTTGATCGTATACTGTCCATTCTGGATGCTGAACAAGACCGGACTAATGCTGAGCTATCGG CTTCCGTCGAAGTATGTGTGTCCGATGCTTTGGAAATTATTAAACAGTTGTGTTTCCAGGGATGAA GCCAACGACGAGAATACCAACATACTGTACCATCCGCCCGAGTACGAGGGCCCGATACTGTTCTCCTTCCGCGAGAAGGTATTCTTCGGCAAAAAGAAGGCAGCGATCCGGGTCGACACCGGGGAGTGGAGCGACAAATTCTCGCTCGACGTGGCCGGCTCAAGCGGCGTCGTACTGTGCCAAGCTAACAACATGACCTACCAGATCGGCGTTAACAACACGCTGACGCACAATTCGCTCACGAAGCAGATCGTGTTCATGCCCTACTTTGTGCTGATCAATCGGGCAAACTTTGACGTCGAGGTGCAGGAACACCTGCGACCGGGAGATCCGTGGACGAAGGTCGGTGTGAATGAGTGTGTGCCGCTGTGGCCGAAGACGGAGGACAATCGCATGCTGAAGGTGAAGAGTTGCGATCTGCCCGAAGTGACGGCACCGTTCAAGTACACCGAGGTGCAGTGCACGCTGCTGCAGTTGCGCAACCGGTACGGTGGCATCAACGTGGACGTGCACGTTACGGAGGGGGCCATCTACATCACGTTCACTGGCTACTATCCCGGGGATGCGCCCGCACTGCTAATGAACCATACCTGTGAGCCGTTCGCTTTCAAGGAGAAGGGTGACGTGAATGGGAAAATACTGATGCCGTCCCAGATGGTGCTGCACACCTGGATCGATCCGGCCGGGGAGCGCAAGATCGTGTGGGAAAGTGGCCCGAAAGCTCAGCCGATCGAAAACGATCTTCGGCGCGACGGTATCAGCGAGTTCAAATCCCCGACGGATGGCGTTATCTACTGGGTATCGTTTCTGAACGGTACGCAGCGCGTGCTGCTCATCACGGATAACTGTAACATTGCTTACGGCGTCCATAGCGCTAGCCGGCTCGATCAGGTGACGCAGGAGGTAAAGCTGGAGATACACGGCATCGGGCTGTCGTTGGTCAACAATGCCAAACCGACCGACCTGATGTACATCGGTATCGCCAGCTCCGGCGTGATCTGGGAGGAGTGCAAGCGATCGGGCAGGTTCCGCCAGATGAAGATACAGGAAACGATCAACATGGAAAATCAATATCAGCAGTATCTGCGCGACCAGGAGGTGGGCACGGTGGCAAGCAAGTCCTACCAGCTGGATGCGGAGTCGCGCATCGGCATCGACTTCCAGAATATGATCCTGCACAAATCGACCGATCGGGCGATCAAGCGCACGTTCTATCCGGGGCTCTGGGTGGAGATGAAATCGTCCAGCCATCAGCTGCAGTTCCACGCGAAGGTTAACCGCATTCAGATCGACAACCAGCTGGTCGATTGCATATTCCCCGTCGTGCTGGCACCGGTTCCGCCGCCCAAGAGCGTGGCGGCGACGACCGAGTTCAAGCCGTTCGTCGAGATGAGCATGGTGCAGCGCATCATTCCGCACTCGAACATTAAGCAGTTCAAGTATCTGCGCGTGCTAATACAGGAGTTCCACGTGAAGGTGGATCTGCTGTTCATAAATGAAATCTGCGAAAtgatcagcagcgaaatcacCGAAACGGAAGCG AAACGACTGTTTGCCGAGGATCTGAAGCTTCAAACGCAACCGCTGCACGCGCACGTTGCCATTCAGTCGCAGCAGGAGGTGAAGAACTTTTACGACAACCTTCACCTGGGGCCGCTCAAAATTCACGTCAGCTTCTCGATGGCTGGCTCCGAATCGAAGGCACTGCCCGGCATCCTGTCGACGATTCTACAGGGCGTTGGCGTAACGTTAACCGACATCAACGATGTCGTGTTCCGGCTGGCGTTCTTCGAGCGCGAATATCAGTTCCTCACCCAGCGGCAGCTCGTCTCGGAGTGCGTGACACACTACAGCGGGCAGGCGGTTAAGCAGCTGTACGTGCTGGTCCTGGGGCTGGACGTGATCGGCAATCCGTACGGGCTGGTGGTTGGTTTTACCAAGGGCGTCGAAGATCTGTTCTACGAACCGTTCCAGGGAGCGATACAAGGGCCGGGCGAGTTCGCCGAGGGCCTCGTGCTCGGCGTAAAGTCTCTGTTCGGGCATACGGTTGGCGGAGCAGCCGGTGCCGTTTCAAA AATAACTGGTGCCATGGGCAAGGGTTTGGCGGCGTTGACGTTCGACGACGATTTCCAGAAGAAGCGCCGTGATGCGATGAACAAAAAACCGGCCAGCCTGCAGGAAGGCATCGCTCGCAGCGGCAAGGGCCTGGTGATGGGCGTGTTCGACGGTGTTACGGGAGTGTTTACCAAACCGATCAGTGGCGCTAAGGAGGAGGGCGTTGAGGGATTCTTCAAGGGTCTGGGCAAAGGTGCGGTGGGGCTAGTTGCTCGACCGATAGCGGGAGTGACCGATTTCGCTAGTGGCAGTTTCGACGCGGTCAAGCGTGCAACGGAACTGTCCGATGAAGCGATACGCTTGCGTCCTCCCCGCTACCTACACAAGGACGGCATTGTTCGGCCGTACAATCGGAAGGAAGCGGAAGGCTGTAAGCTGTTAAG GGAGATTGATAAAGGGAAATTTGCTGCTACGGACGCATACGCTTATTACGAGGTGATCATTGACAATAAGGATGTCGTCGTGCTGACGGATAGTCGCATTATCTATGCAACCAAGAGTGAAATGTTTGGTGGATGGCAG TCCGAGTGGACACACAAATGGACGGAAATCCTGAGCATCTCCACACTGAATGACGGGGTCGAGCTTCTGCTCCACAATCGGGACGGCAAGAAGACACTGAAGAAAATGTTCGGCTCATCTGGACCAACCAAAAAGATTCTCCTCATATCGGTCGCTGCGAGACGGGCCCGACTCGCTGAAGAAATGCAGCAACTGTTGGCCAaggttcagcagcagcatgcctAA